A region of Ornithorhynchus anatinus isolate Pmale09 chromosome 5, mOrnAna1.pri.v4, whole genome shotgun sequence DNA encodes the following proteins:
- the DGUOK gene encoding deoxyguanosine kinase, mitochondrial isoform X3 has translation MYREPTRWSFTFQTFSCLSRFKSQLAPFPEGLARTPGAVQIFERSVYSDRYVFAKTLFESGSLNALEWAVYQDWHSFFLRQLTPRARLHAFLYLRAAPQVCLERLRRRARPEEKDVGLDYLEKLHAQHEDWFVHKTTELHFADLKKAPVLLLDVDRDFADDPAEQKALVNKVKTFVQNL, from the exons ATGTACCGGGAGCCGACCCGCTGGTCCTTCACTTTCCAAACCTTCTCCTGCCTGAGccgtttcaaatcccagctggcccccttcccGGAGGGGctggcccggacccccggggccgtGCAGATCTTCGAGAGGTCCGTGTACAGCGACAG GTACGTGTTCGCCAAGACGCTGTTTGAGAGCGGTTCCCTGAACGCGCTGGAGTGGGCCGTCTACCAGGACTGGCATTCCTTCTTCCTGCGCCAGCTGACCCCCCGCGCCCGCCTGCACGCCTTCCTCTACCTCCGCGCCGCCCCCCAG GTCTGTTTGGAGCGGCTTCGGCGGCGGGCGCGGCCGGAGGAGAAAGACGTCGGGCTGGATTATCTGGAGAAACTTCACGCTCAGCACGAGGACTGGTTCGTGCACAAGACCACGGA ACTCCACTTTGCGGATCTGAAGAAGGCCCCGGTGCTGCTGCTTGACGTCGACAGAGATTTTGCCGATGACCCAGCGGAACAGAAGGCGCTTGTGAACAAG GTGAAGACCTTTGTGCAGAATCTGTGA